GTCTACGCCATCCGCATCGTCGACCTGTCGGGCCGGCTCAACGTCAACACCGCGCTGGGTATGACCGACGGCGGTGGCAACCCCAACGCCGGCGTCGCGCGCGGCGACACGCCGACCGAGGCCGACGGCACGGGGCTCGCCTTCGACTTCGCCCCCGCCGCCGGCGCCGCACAGGCCACCGCGGTCGGCGAGTACAACACCTCAATCGCCCGGCGCTACGGCGGCGGCGCGACCGTGCCCGTCGCCTGGGGCGACGCGGCCGACGAACGCCGGCACTTCTGGCTCAACGGCGCGTCGCTCGTCGACACCGCCATGAACAACCAGGCCACGCTCGTCGCCAACTACGACCCGGCCGACCTCTACGGCGAGGGCGACCTCTACGAGCTGCTCTACCGCAACGGGCTCAACAACGGCTCGGTCTTCTCGCAGCTCGAAGACGACATGCCCGATCTGCTCCGCCGAAACAGCTTCAACGAGTTCACCTGGAACACCGGCACGCCGGCGACGATGAACGCGACGTACCTCGAGTACCTCCGCGACAACGCACGTATCCACCTGACCACCATCAGCGGGGCGATGGCCATCGCCCCGCCCTCGGGCACGGCCAACACGCTCATCGGCCCGGACCACAGCGGCGACACTGTCGGCGAACGCATCCTCCGCGCCGACATCAACCACAGCTCGCTCACCGAGCTCACCACCGTCATCGAGGAAACCCTCAACGCCGGCGGCACGTTCAGCATGGCCAACTACGCCCACTTCGCGTCCGTCACCGAACTCGCCGCGCAGCTCGCCGCGAACATCGTCGACATGCGCGATACGGACAACCGGCTGACATCGCACAACGGCCAGTTCGGGATGGAGGCCCTACCCTTCATCACCGAGGTCTACGCCCAGCGCGAGTACGCCGTGCCCCCTGCCGGCATCCCCAACGGCACGATGCCCGAGACCTACACGATCACCTTCGCCGCCGTCTCCCCCGCCGACTACGCCATCGAGATCCGAAACCCGTTCCCCCGGCCCATCGACCTGTCGGGCGTCCACCTGGTCGTCGCGGGCACGAGCTGGGGCGAGATTTCCGCGCTGCCCACCGCGCCGACGGAGCTTTTGCCCGGCGAGGTCCTGATTATCCATCGCACCAACAGCGCGGCCCCCGAGAACGTCGCGGGTGGCGTCGCGGCGAACCACTTTGTCGACCTCAGCGCGACCGGGAACCAGTGGCCCAACGGCGCGGGCAACTTCTCCGTCGGACTCCACGCCGAGGACCAAGCCGCGGCCGGCACCGCGCTGCCGTGGGCCTACAGCCGGGTCGATACCGAGTCGCTCCCCCGCAACTACACCGAGAACATGGCCACCAACCCGCTGCCGATCGAGCCCCGGCCGTTCATGGAGATCAGCGACCAAGGCACGGGCACCGGGCTCAACATGCTCCAGACCCGGCCGACCGACGTCGTCCAGTCGCGCACCGAGCCGTCCGAAGCGCGCGGTGCGGGCCAGCAGCTGGGCGTCGCGACCAAGGCCTTCGCCCCGGCCAACAACTGGGACACGGGCGACCAGCAGTGGCTCTTCCTCGACAAGCAGACCTCGGCGATCGACAACGACGGCCGCATCCCCTACGTCGCCGACGTCCTCACCATCCCCGTGGTCGGGCCCAACGACGCTAGCGCGCCCGACAACACGCTCGGCGACGCCATCGCACAGTCCGCCGCCACCCGGCTCGACGACTTCATGCTCGACTACCGACGCAACGTCGCCAGCCCCGCCGCCGTCATCAGCAACGTCGTGCCCTCGCTCAACGTGCCACACGCCGTCCTCCTGCTCGAACGCCTCACCACCCACAGCCCTGCGGTCGATGGCGAAGACCTCGACGGTGACGGCGTCGATGTCGCCGTGGGCGGGGTGCCCGACTACGACGAGGCCCACGTGCCGGGCAAGATCAACCTCAACACCGCCGACCCGGACTTCCTCGCGTCGATCCTCCCCTACCCCACCGCCGCGCAACGAAGCGCCGTCGCCGCACGCATCCTCGCCTTCCGCGAAAACCCCGGCGCACGGTCGGCCAACGCACGCTCCACCACTCAGCCCGGCATCGCCTACACCGGCGAGCTCTACGACTCGCTCATCGGCGACTTGAGCGGGCTCAACCCCCAGCCCGACTGGAACGACCACCAGCTCGGCGGCATGACCTCGGGCGGCACCTTCGTCGCCGACGGCATCACCGGCGACCGCGAAGAGGACCTCATGCTCGCCAAGTGGCTCAACGAGGTCTGCGGCACCCGCAGTGATGTCTTCGCCGTCTACCTCGTCGTGCAGGGCTTCCCCGCCGGTAACTTCGGCGCGGGCCCCGTCGAGTCGGCACGCGTCATCGCCGTGTTCAGCCGATCCAACGTCCGCCAGATCGGCGACTCGGCCCAGCTCCTCGCCGTGCGACGCGTGGAGTAAGGATGCAGGGAAGTAGTTCGTATCTGAAATCCGAAATCTGAATAACCCCACCCTCCACGGGCCGCCTGAACCACCACCAGGCGGCCTGTGGTTTTTTTCGGAAAGGGCCAAGGGGTCAGGGGGCCGTGGGGCCGTGGGGCCGAGTGCTGCGATTCTTCACTTGACCCCTCGACCCCTGGCCCCTCGGCCCTTTCCCCGCCCCTCAGATCCGGCACACGTCCGCGACATGGTGGATCTGGATCGTGTTCGTCGTGCCGGGGATGCCCATGGGCCAGCCGCGGACCATGACGATCGGGTCGCCGGGGTCGGCCCAATGGCGTTCAAGGAGTTGCTGGTCGGCGTGGGCGAAGAGCAGGTGCGCATCGTCGGGCGGGGTCGCGCGGACGGGGTGGACGCCGAAGAGCAGCGCGAGCCGGCGGAGCACTTTGGGCTCGGGGCACAGCGCGACGACGGGGACGGTCAGGCGTGCCTGGCTCATGTAGCGGACCCCGCCGCCGGTCTGGGTCCACATGACGACGCAGCGTGCGTTCATCTCGCGGACGATGACGGCAACGCCGTGCGCGAGCGCCGCGGGCCGGGCGTGTGAGGCGTGGGGTATCGGCGGGATTTGTGTATAGCGCGAGCGGTCCAGCGCGTAGTAGGCCTCGGCCCGCGCGGCGGTGCGGGCCATGTAGTTCACCGCCTGGACCGGGTACTTGCCCACGGCCGTCTCGCCCGAAAGCATCGTCGCGTCGGCGCCGTCGAGGATCGCGTTGGCGACATCGCTCACCTCGGCGCGGGTCGGCGTCGCGCTGACGATCATGGACTCGAGCATCTGCGTCGCGACGATCGCGGGCTTGCCGACCGCGTGGGCCTTCTGGATGATCTGCTTCTGCAGGATCGGGACGCGCGGCAGCTCCATCTCGACCCCGAGGTCGCCGCGCGCCACCATCACGCCGTCGGCCGCGTCGAGGATGCCGTCGAGCTCGCGGATCGCCTGCGGCATCTCGATCTTCGCGATGATGGGGATGCGCCCGGCCGCGCGGTCGCGGCCCGGCAGCTTCGCGGCCGCGTCGGCCAGGTGGGTCTTGAGCTGGTCGATGTCGTCGCCCTTGCGCACAAAACTCAGCGCGAGGTAGTCGAACTCCGCCTCGACCGCCCACGCAGCGCAGTCTTTGTCCCAGTCGGTGAGTGACGGCGCGGACAGGTCGGAGTCGGGCAGGTTGATGCCCTTCTTGGGCGAGAGCGTCCCGCCGACGACGACGCAGCAGATCAGCCGAGGGTCGTCGGGGCGTCGGCCGTCGGCGCTGGCGTCGGTCGCGCGGACCTTATCGGTGATGAGCATGCGGACCGCGCCGTCGTTGATCAGCAGCCGGTGGCCGGGCTCGGCATCGTCGACCATGTCGGGGTAGGTCGTGCCGACTGTGACGACACGGGTGTCGGGGTCGCGCGTCGCGTTGACGGGGCGCTGGGTGATCTCAACGTGGTCGCCGGCTTCGAGTTCGAGCGTGCCGTCGGGCGTGTCGACGCCGAGCATGCGGATCTTCGGGCCGCTGAGGTCGCCCAGCGCCGCGACGGGCTCGCCGGTCAGTTCGCCGGCCTCGCGGACGACGGCGAGGGCCTGTTTGAACTGGTCGATGTCGCCGTGGGAGAAGTTGATGCGGAAGACGCGCGCACCCTCCTCGATCAGGCGGACAGCGGTGGGCACCTGCGCGCTGGCGGGGCCGAGCGTCGCCAGGATTTTGGTGAGGATCGGGCGGTCCGTCGAGTCGGGCATGCGAATAGCTCTTGTGATGGTCAGGCGGCGCGTGCGGCCCGGCCCGGCAGCCGGCGGCGCGAGCGCGGGGCGGGCGGGGCCGCGGCGTCGGTAATGACCGGCTGAAGCGCGGGCGTGGCTTGCTCGACGGCCGCCTGCAGCTCGATCGGCGGGTCGATGAGCGCGACGAGTGGCGCGAGCGCACGGTGCCAGGTGTAGGCGGTCTCGACGCGGGCGCGGGCGGCGGCGGCGACCCGGGCCGCGCGGCCGGGGTCACGCAGCAGTTGCGTCACGGTGTCGCAGAACTCGTCAGCGCCGTGCGCGGTCAGCAGGTGCTCGCCCGGCGTCGCGTCGATCCCCCGCGCGGCCTGGGGCGTACACACGACCGGCCGGCCGCACGCCATCGCTTCGAGCACCTTGTTCTGCACCCCCGGCGCGATCCGCATCGGCGCGACCGACACCGCCGCGTTGTGCAGGTACGGTCGAACGTCCGGCACCGCGCCCACGACACGCACGCCCGGCAGCCGATTCAGTGCCCGCACCGAAGCGCTCGGGTCTTTGCCCACAACCACAAAACGCGCCCCCGAAACCTTCGCGCGGACCTGTGGGAACACCATCCTCGCAAACCAGTTCACCGCCTCGATGTTGGGCCGATACGACATCACGCCCGTGAACACACACACCGGCCGGTTGCACGGCGGCGCGGGCTTGAAGTAGTTCAGGTCCACGCCGTTACCCGCGACCGTCGGCGTCACGGCATCTGTCACCGACCGCTTGTAAACCCGCGCCTCGTTGCGCGAGATCACGCTGATCGCGTCGGCTTGGACCGCCCGGCCCGCCTCGTAGCGGCGGAGCTGACGCGCCTCGGCGGCGTACACCGCGCGCATCGGGCCCAGCCCCGCCTTGGCGTAGCGCGCCCACTTGGCGCTATCGACATCGACCAGGTCGAGCACGTGCCGGATCGGCCGACCCCCACAGTGCTGCAGCGCCTCGGCGTAGTGGGCCATGCCCGTGCAGAAGGTCAAGACGACGTCGTAGGGGTCTTCGAGGTGGGTCTGCACCAGCTCGTCGACCAGGCCGGGGTGCGTGTACGCGGCGGGGGTCGCGGCCCGGCCCTGCATCAGCGCGCGGGCGGCGCACCACCGGCGGCGCATCGGGCGGATGCGCTGATAGATGATGTCGGCGTGGAGGCGCAGCCCGTCGATCTGCTCGTCGGTCGGCGGCGCATCGCAGCAGGTACCCAGCGTCACGTCGTGGTACCGCGCGAGTGCCTTG
The sequence above is a segment of the Phycisphaeraceae bacterium D3-23 genome. Coding sequences within it:
- the pyk gene encoding pyruvate kinase, producing the protein MPDSTDRPILTKILATLGPASAQVPTAVRLIEEGARVFRINFSHGDIDQFKQALAVVREAGELTGEPVAALGDLSGPKIRMLGVDTPDGTLELEAGDHVEITQRPVNATRDPDTRVVTVGTTYPDMVDDAEPGHRLLINDGAVRMLITDKVRATDASADGRRPDDPRLICCVVVGGTLSPKKGINLPDSDLSAPSLTDWDKDCAAWAVEAEFDYLALSFVRKGDDIDQLKTHLADAAAKLPGRDRAAGRIPIIAKIEMPQAIRELDGILDAADGVMVARGDLGVEMELPRVPILQKQIIQKAHAVGKPAIVATQMLESMIVSATPTRAEVSDVANAILDGADATMLSGETAVGKYPVQAVNYMARTAARAEAYYALDRSRYTQIPPIPHASHARPAALAHGVAVIVREMNARCVVMWTQTGGGVRYMSQARLTVPVVALCPEPKVLRRLALLFGVHPVRATPPDDAHLLFAHADQQLLERHWADPGDPIVMVRGWPMGIPGTTNTIQIHHVADVCRI
- a CDS encoding TIGR03087 family PEP-CTERM/XrtA system glycosyltransferase; translated protein: MTDTASPPINGRAAPRRKRVLLLTHRLPFPPDRGDRIRSYHLLKALARYHDVTLGTCCDAPPTDEQIDGLRLHADIIYQRIRPMRRRWCAARALMQGRAATPAAYTHPGLVDELVQTHLEDPYDVVLTFCTGMAHYAEALQHCGGRPIRHVLDLVDVDSAKWARYAKAGLGPMRAVYAAEARQLRRYEAGRAVQADAISVISRNEARVYKRSVTDAVTPTVAGNGVDLNYFKPAPPCNRPVCVFTGVMSYRPNIEAVNWFARMVFPQVRAKVSGARFVVVGKDPSASVRALNRLPGVRVVGAVPDVRPYLHNAAVSVAPMRIAPGVQNKVLEAMACGRPVVCTPQAARGIDATPGEHLLTAHGADEFCDTVTQLLRDPGRAARVAAAARARVETAYTWHRALAPLVALIDPPIELQAAVEQATPALQPVITDAAAPPAPRSRRRLPGRAARAA